In one window of Pseudomonas chlororaphis subsp. chlororaphis DNA:
- the flgE gene encoding flagellar hook protein FlgE, with product MSFNIGLSGLYAANKQLDVTGNNIANVATTGFKSSRAEFADVYSATKLGTGSKTIGNGVRLANVSQQFGQGDVNNTGNVLDMGIQGSGFFVLSDNGSLTYTRAGTFKTDKDGYITNTDGTARLQGYAVDANGKIVNGVLTDLRIDTSNLSPKATSSVSSTINLNSTAPVIDQSVTGFAFDPTKVETYTKQFSTPIYDSQGNEHKLDQYMVKTGANTWKTYTLVDGRNLDGSAPTTTGATAPVASTMNFDSAGKLVSVITPPATTPNPGNNLTLAGWVPGTVTNGTWKANGASANAGGVTISMTSTTQFNADTARSLPVQDGYATGQITNLTIDGTGTLFANFSNSQNKAIGQISLASFTNEQGLQPVGGTSWRETYASGVPGYDAPQTGTLGSIVSNSLEESNVNLTNELVDLIKAQSNYQANAKTISTQSTIMQTIIQMT from the coding sequence ATGTCTTTTAATATCGGCCTTAGCGGTCTCTATGCTGCCAACAAGCAACTGGACGTGACCGGCAACAACATCGCCAACGTGGCAACCACCGGCTTCAAATCGTCCCGTGCCGAGTTCGCCGACGTCTACTCGGCCACCAAATTGGGCACCGGTAGCAAGACCATAGGTAATGGCGTGCGCCTGGCCAACGTTTCCCAGCAGTTCGGCCAGGGCGACGTGAACAACACCGGCAACGTACTGGACATGGGTATCCAGGGTTCGGGTTTCTTCGTGCTGAGCGACAACGGCTCGCTGACCTACACCCGCGCCGGTACCTTCAAGACTGACAAGGACGGCTACATCACCAACACCGATGGCACTGCCCGCCTGCAAGGCTATGCGGTCGATGCCAATGGCAAGATCGTCAACGGCGTGCTGACCGACCTGCGTATCGACACCTCGAACCTGTCGCCGAAGGCCACCAGTTCGGTGTCCTCGACCATCAACCTGAACTCCACCGCGCCGGTCATTGACCAGAGTGTGACAGGTTTTGCCTTCGATCCGACCAAGGTGGAAACCTACACCAAGCAGTTCAGCACACCGATCTATGACAGCCAGGGCAACGAGCACAAGCTGGACCAGTACATGGTGAAAACCGGTGCCAACACCTGGAAGACCTACACCCTGGTCGATGGTCGTAACCTCGATGGCTCCGCTCCGACCACCACCGGCGCTACGGCTCCAGTCGCATCGACCATGAATTTCGACTCCGCCGGCAAACTGGTTTCGGTCATCACTCCGCCTGCTACTACACCTAATCCGGGCAACAACCTGACCCTGGCGGGTTGGGTGCCTGGCACTGTGACCAACGGTACGTGGAAGGCCAACGGTGCCAGCGCCAATGCTGGCGGCGTAACCATCTCCATGACCAGCACCACGCAGTTCAACGCCGATACCGCGCGTTCGCTGCCGGTGCAGGACGGCTACGCCACTGGCCAGATCACCAACCTGACCATCGACGGCACCGGTACCCTGTTCGCCAACTTCAGCAACAGCCAGAACAAGGCCATCGGCCAGATCTCCCTGGCCAGCTTCACCAATGAACAAGGTTTGCAGCCGGTAGGCGGCACCAGCTGGAGAGAAACCTACGCTTCGGGCGTACCGGGTTACGATGCTCCACAAACCGGCACCCTGGGTTCGATCGTGTCCAACTCCCTGGAAGAGTCGAACGTCAACCTGACCAACGAGCTGGTGGACCTGATCAAGGCCCAGAGCAACTACCAGGCGAACGCCAAGACCATCTCCACCCAGAGCACCATCATGCAGACCATT
- the flgD gene encoding flagellar hook assembly protein FlgD, protein MSVTDTTSGLTLKEILANSSKKTPTTSNDGLAAATNSVKGKNELGKDAFLKLLVTQLKNQNPLDPQDNSAFVAQLAQFSTLEGITTLNTSVNSITGNYKSSQALQASSLVGRSVIVQTGTTQVDTTKSMTGSVTVPTGVSGVTVTITDKDGKTVKTLDLGSQKAGSTSFVWDGTKTDGTKADPGNYTFKASTKIDGKATDLVTYLPATVNSVTISQTGGELMLNLAGLSSPVALSKVQTIGI, encoded by the coding sequence ATGAGTGTTACCGATACCACCAGTGGCCTGACGCTCAAGGAGATCCTTGCGAACTCCTCGAAGAAAACCCCGACCACCAGCAATGACGGCTTGGCCGCGGCCACCAATAGCGTCAAGGGCAAAAATGAGCTGGGCAAGGACGCGTTCCTGAAGTTGCTGGTGACCCAGCTGAAAAACCAGAACCCGCTGGACCCACAGGACAACAGCGCGTTCGTTGCCCAGTTGGCGCAGTTCTCCACCCTGGAAGGGATCACCACCCTCAATACCTCGGTGAACTCCATCACTGGCAACTACAAGTCGTCCCAGGCCCTGCAGGCTTCGTCCCTGGTGGGTCGTTCGGTGATCGTCCAGACCGGTACCACTCAGGTCGACACCACCAAGAGCATGACCGGTTCGGTGACAGTGCCTACCGGAGTCAGCGGCGTCACCGTGACCATCACCGACAAGGATGGCAAGACGGTCAAGACCCTCGACCTGGGAAGCCAGAAGGCCGGCAGTACCAGCTTTGTCTGGGACGGTACCAAGACCGACGGCACCAAGGCCGATCCGGGCAATTACACCTTCAAGGCCAGCACAAAGATCGATGGCAAGGCGACCGACCTGGTCACCTACCTGCCGGCGACGGTCAACAGCGTCACCATCAGCCAGACCGGCGGTGAGCTGATGTTGAACCTCGCGGGACTGAGCAGCCCCGTGGCGCTCTCCAAAGTTCAAACCATTGGTATCTAG